In Elusimicrobium sp., one genomic interval encodes:
- a CDS encoding metallophosphoesterase family protein encodes MRKLTFLFAFLFICSGGYGAQILRGPYIEDPTQTTMILRWETDEPTPAWLEYGPTPRCNQIMTVTPEGTSHKAVLYGLVPNQDFCYRVHVYNHAKDGTQNPVEGSFRTLFSPERKIVNFLAMGATGAEPAAPADDFLPVTDDAAIARANVAALMSEEKADFLIHTGNLTASGLNEDTNREFFDPFKDVLLKTPLFVALGPNEYGPNRESRDSKSFLRANYSRFHNMSWSTATPKYYSFDTANARFIFLDTNVAEGAVWAPEIGEKSAQTKWLKTTLAGAGEKWKIVVMNAPAYSSGVKGTNNEVFHNWVKIFEDYRVKLVLQGGDADYERTFPMYRGEVAPHGVTYVTLGTAAPKPGKRENPHPSTARFVSARHYASGKIVDRKLTLKVHSDKGKLLDTLELYL; translated from the coding sequence ATGAGAAAATTAACCTTTTTATTTGCTTTTTTATTTATTTGTTCCGGTGGATACGGAGCGCAGATTTTGCGCGGCCCGTATATCGAAGACCCTACCCAAACCACTATGATTCTGCGTTGGGAAACGGACGAGCCCACCCCTGCCTGGTTGGAATACGGCCCCACCCCTCGCTGTAACCAGATTATGACCGTGACCCCGGAAGGGACTTCGCACAAAGCCGTTTTGTACGGCTTGGTGCCTAATCAAGATTTTTGCTACCGTGTGCATGTGTACAACCACGCCAAAGACGGCACGCAAAATCCGGTGGAAGGTTCTTTCCGCACGCTTTTTTCGCCGGAACGCAAAATCGTTAATTTTTTAGCCATGGGGGCTACCGGTGCAGAGCCCGCAGCGCCTGCGGACGACTTCTTGCCCGTTACGGACGATGCGGCTATCGCGCGTGCCAATGTGGCCGCGTTAATGAGTGAGGAAAAAGCCGACTTTTTGATTCACACCGGTAACCTGACCGCCAGCGGCTTAAACGAAGATACCAACCGCGAGTTTTTTGACCCCTTCAAAGATGTATTATTAAAAACCCCGCTTTTTGTGGCTTTGGGCCCCAACGAATACGGCCCCAACCGCGAATCGCGCGACAGCAAATCTTTTCTGCGGGCGAATTATTCCCGTTTTCATAATATGAGTTGGAGCACCGCCACTCCCAAGTATTATTCGTTTGATACGGCCAATGCACGCTTTATCTTTTTAGATACCAATGTGGCCGAGGGAGCTGTATGGGCGCCGGAAATCGGTGAAAAATCTGCCCAAACCAAATGGCTTAAAACCACTTTGGCCGGGGCTGGCGAAAAATGGAAAATTGTGGTGATGAATGCCCCGGCATATTCTTCCGGCGTAAAAGGAACCAACAACGAAGTGTTCCATAATTGGGTAAAAATTTTTGAAGATTACCGTGTAAAATTGGTATTGCAAGGCGGCGATGCCGATTACGAAAGAACTTTTCCCATGTATCGCGGCGAAGTGGCTCCGCACGGCGTAACCTATGTAACCTTGGGTACCGCGGCCCCCAAACCGGGTAAGCGCGAAAACCCACACCCCTCTACGGCGCGTTTTGTGTCGGCTCGCCACTATGCTTCGGGCAAAATTGTGGATAGGAAATTAACACTTAAAGTGCATAGCGATAAAGGCAAGTTATTGGATACATTGGAACTTTATTTGTAG
- a CDS encoding HAMP domain-containing histidine kinase, whose amino-acid sequence MSEEKNEIISSRALTLISHKLKTPLSIINGYSEAILSQAGKEKFSPFTSKALEEIHKQGGKMSRLVNKLFDFNKVTSAKAEDLEREDVALKPLIKDCASCAVAREEVPAVPVTVKEDSSVKRGTFVEIDCPERLNLFANAEMLRLCIQELLSNAIKFNNKMEKVIKVQCANHGDSISISVRDYGAGIRPQDVNLIFEPFYQVDDYFTGQINGWGLGLPMIKRILDLHGGSISVVSDRGLGSIFTINFPVL is encoded by the coding sequence ATGAGCGAAGAAAAGAACGAAATTATCAGCTCGCGTGCCCTTACGCTGATTTCTCACAAACTCAAAACCCCGCTTTCCATTATCAACGGATATTCCGAGGCGATTTTATCTCAAGCCGGGAAAGAAAAATTCTCCCCTTTCACCTCTAAGGCTTTAGAAGAAATTCACAAGCAAGGCGGCAAAATGTCGCGCTTAGTAAACAAGTTGTTTGATTTTAATAAAGTTACTTCCGCCAAAGCGGAAGACTTAGAACGGGAAGATGTTGCCTTAAAACCGCTTATTAAAGATTGCGCCAGTTGTGCCGTGGCACGCGAAGAAGTGCCTGCCGTTCCCGTAACGGTAAAGGAAGATTCTTCCGTCAAGCGCGGAACTTTTGTGGAAATAGATTGCCCGGAGCGCTTGAACCTTTTTGCCAATGCGGAAATGTTGCGTTTATGCATACAGGAACTTTTATCTAATGCCATTAAGTTTAACAACAAAATGGAAAAAGTGATTAAAGTTCAATGCGCCAACCACGGCGACAGTATTTCTATCTCCGTGCGCGATTACGGGGCCGGTATCCGTCCGCAAGATGTAAACCTTATCTTTGAACCCTTCTACCAGGTGGACGATTATTTCACGGGGCAAATCAACGGTTGGGGATTGGGGTTACCCATGATTAAACGCATTTTAGATTTACACGGCGGTTCCATTAGTGTAGTGTCCGACAGGGGCCTCGGCTCTATTTTCACCATTAACTTTCCCGTCTTATGA
- a CDS encoding AI-2E family transporter: MQTDKNTYYYLKTSAICLTVIAAGVLTAFLVYTKALLIPLIISIFIYTILAQMTLALKNRFSFPSWLALTVSILVSIALFAGIIIFTVNSVGEFLKGAEVYRQNLIDTVSNLATRLQEYGITLDQNFIESYLRELPVFNWVKNFGGKVFNIFSNVMLIILFMTFFLFGTKKAAAITNPAIKEMLANVSIYLSVKLMASIATGLVAAVILLAFKVKLAVLFALFVFLLNFIPSVGSIVAVLLPIPVLFLQFGFGPNFFVVLGLLTATEFTIGNILEPRFLGEGMDLHPVTVVASLIFWSLIWGVPGAFLSVPITASVKIVLSKMKHTRPVAELLAGRLPH, encoded by the coding sequence ATGCAAACGGATAAAAACACTTACTATTACTTAAAAACAAGTGCCATTTGCCTGACGGTAATTGCCGCAGGCGTGTTGACGGCTTTTTTGGTTTACACCAAAGCCTTGCTGATTCCGCTGATTATTTCCATTTTTATTTACACCATTTTGGCACAAATGACTTTGGCTCTTAAAAACCGTTTTTCCTTTCCGTCTTGGCTTGCGCTTACGGTGTCTATTTTGGTTTCGATTGCCTTATTTGCCGGTATTATTATATTTACGGTAAACTCGGTGGGAGAATTTTTGAAAGGAGCGGAAGTGTATCGCCAAAACTTAATTGATACCGTGTCCAACTTGGCTACCCGCTTGCAGGAATACGGCATCACATTGGATCAAAACTTCATTGAAAGTTATTTGCGCGAACTCCCTGTTTTTAATTGGGTAAAGAATTTCGGCGGCAAAGTATTCAATATCTTTTCCAATGTCATGTTGATTATTCTGTTTATGACCTTTTTTCTCTTCGGCACCAAAAAAGCCGCCGCTATTACCAACCCTGCCATTAAAGAAATGCTTGCCAATGTATCCATTTATCTGTCGGTAAAGTTAATGGCTTCTATCGCCACAGGGCTTGTGGCCGCCGTTATTTTATTGGCATTTAAGGTTAAGTTGGCTGTCTTGTTTGCGTTGTTTGTGTTCTTACTTAACTTTATTCCCAGCGTGGGCTCTATTGTGGCAGTATTATTACCGATTCCGGTACTTTTCTTGCAATTCGGCTTTGGGCCGAATTTCTTTGTTGTATTGGGGCTTTTGACTGCCACCGAATTTACCATCGGAAATATCCTTGAGCCGCGCTTTTTGGGAGAAGGTATGGATTTGCACCCCGTAACGGTAGTGGCTTCGTTAATCTTCTGGTCGCTTATTTGGGGCGTACCGGGCGCTTTCTTATCCGTGCCGATTACGGCTTCCGTAAAAATTGTCCTTAGCAAAATGAAACATACCCGTCCGGTAGCGGAACTGTTAGCCGGCAGGCTACCCCATTGA
- a CDS encoding prepilin-type N-terminal cleavage/methylation domain-containing protein, translated as MKQGFTLVELLVVVLIIGILAAMAMPHYEKAVWEARASQLFVSVRSLANAQENFFLKTGRYAKTFRGLSYDFNNLESVGQSSVGLTTPGTDAVRYKNLFELVINIRGDSEGSFSFSSGFFIEGRYKGSGIMFVHREGKGTLQKKMYCGEIVSKVIKAGDFCKDVMSCEGTPITQNGVRFYELP; from the coding sequence ATGAAACAAGGTTTTACTTTGGTAGAGTTGCTGGTTGTGGTTTTGATTATTGGAATTTTGGCGGCTATGGCCATGCCCCACTATGAAAAAGCTGTTTGGGAGGCTCGTGCAAGTCAATTGTTTGTTAGTGTAAGAAGCCTGGCAAACGCACAAGAAAATTTTTTCTTAAAAACGGGGCGTTATGCCAAAACCTTCCGGGGTTTAAGTTATGATTTTAATAACTTGGAATCTGTGGGGCAGAGTAGTGTAGGGTTAACAACTCCCGGTACGGATGCGGTGCGCTATAAAAATTTGTTTGAATTAGTTATCAATATTCGCGGAGACTCCGAAGGTTCGTTTTCTTTTTCGTCCGGCTTTTTTATAGAAGGACGCTACAAAGGAAGCGGTATTATGTTTGTGCATAGGGAAGGAAAAGGAACTTTGCAGAAGAAAATGTACTGTGGGGAAATTGTATCCAAAGTAATAAAAGCGGGGGATTTCTGCAAAGATGTCATGTCCTGCGAAGGAACTCCTATCACGCAAAACGGAGTTCGTTTTTACGAACTGCCATAG